The Procambarus clarkii isolate CNS0578487 chromosome 18, FALCON_Pclarkii_2.0, whole genome shotgun sequence genome segment TAAATTTTGCAACATGTTCTCTCTAGATTTTCTTGTTATCTTACAGTGTTGCCTGGCATTTTGTTACATCACGTTCACTGTCATAATACTTATTTGTCAATTTTCCCCTACCTTTCCTTTTCATTTATCCTTTTATGAAATTTCACACCAAGTTTAGGGCTAAAAcattgcaaaattttgtctaaaaCAATTCCATGCAATTAGGGTGAAATCATCCATGTTTGAACACAACAAAATTATTGACATTCTAGATTGACTCTAAAACTGTTATATTAGGTTTATTGCAACATTTATGGTATGAATGAGATGATATGTTTCTGTAAAATGACAATAACTACTGTATATGGAATACCTATGGAGATTCAGTATTAAAATAATAACAACATCTGAATATTTGTGAAACCAATTTTCCATACTCCTTAGCCCTGGTTTCCAAACAGCAAGACACATCACCCATTTGTAAAGTGGTTTAGCTAATATAACCAGTTATTTTACAGACTATATTATAACTCCCTTTGTTTCCGTATAATTAGGTAACACAAAGAATAATGGACCTGCTTCCTGGATATTCAGATCCATAAATGCCTTTTCAAGTACTGTTTCATGGCTTGGATTTGCACCTCTTGTGCAGGTGTCTATTGTTTCACCTTCCCTCAAATTTGGCTCGATGTGGTTTGTTTCAGTTGCTGCTGCAAAATAAGGAATATGCATCAGGAGAAAATGTGAATCTACAATTACCAAGGCACAGGTTTGGAACAAAGTCCCTAACCTTAACCAAGGCAGTGGTGTAACTCGATAGCAGCAAAACCACATTGAAGGCAGTGCCAAACAATTTCAAAATAGATATATCTGTGGCTGTCATCTTTCTTCACACGAGCCAGGAAAGTAAACTAAAACACAGTTTCACTGAATAGTTATACTGTAGTCATTTACATGCACAAGACTGTGAAGTATATTCTGTGAAGTTCATAGCCATTTATTGGTACGTAATGCATAACATTGTGGTAACACACAGCAGTGatagtggtaacacactctcccTGCACCTCACGAGTGATTTGGTCTGGGTTCaagtcctggccagggaggattgactgggtgccaaatCATAATTGTTTGCCCCTGTTTTGCCCAGTAATAATTAAGTACCTGATTATTACGATTGGCGGGTCACATTCCAGAGAAAACAGTAGGGTATGGTTTACCATGAGGTATGGAAAAGGAAAGGTCTCAACCTGATAAAAGGAGTCAGAAGTCATCTGTTTCTGTACCTCCCTTTGTTAAAAGAAAAAAGCGAACAcaacagaggtgcaataggtacactAAGAGACATCTCTATCAACATTAAGGGACCAAGGACTTTTCAACTCGCCCTCTAAACATAAGTGCCATAATTAGCAGACACTGTAttgaagagagaacttgataaacaattccaaaggatacctgatcaatcaggcggTGACTCATATAACAGACTGGGAGCAGCTGTGTctgacagcctggttgaccagaccaccaacctggaggtctggtcagagactgggctgtGGGGATGCTGATCCCCAGAACCAACGATCAGTAGACAACAGGTAGACAGACACCCTTTTAAATATCCACTCAGAGTTCAGGGATTGACTGTGGTTCAGTGTAGGCACCTCTTGTAATATTTTTTGGCTCTGCCTTGGTCCTTCGACATCTCCATCTACATTCCGACCTATCTTTACAATTGACTGGCATGGGCTGCTGATTATTCAACTTGTCTGCCTGTATCAGATATGTTTCTTTCGTGTTTAACTTACTTCAGCTCTCTAGACATCTAGCACAAGTCCAACTAATGCCTTCTTAGGTTCTGCGTTGAGTGGTACTGGCCTTCGATACCAGGATGGCCTTCCTGTTTGCTGCAGTTGCCTCTCTTGCAGCTATGCTGCCATCTTTGGCTGGTGCTCATGAAGTCTTGACTTATCTGCTGGTGACTCGACTGGCTTCTGAGTAGCCTATGTGGTTTATCCTTTGGGCCATGAGTGGCTGAAAGCATTGTATTGAATTCTGTGGTGGGTGACCTTTTTTGAAGTGGTTGAAACCATGCAGTGTGCTCTGCTTTTCCCAAAGGGGATCCAATGTCATCATTTTCCTCTATAGGATTTTTTTGTTCATTGGTGTCATGCCTTCCTCCTTTGTCATTCAATCTATTTACAAATATATCGGAGCTCAGCTTATTTTATTGTGCTTATTCTTGCTGACCAAGGTTTTGTTCTCAGTGTTGGGTTAATCTCTGATAGCTAAGCCTCACCTCATGGATATCTGTCTCTCACCTCATGGAGAGAGACAGATTCTGGTCCTGGTCCCAGGTAGCTCAGAGGAGCTACGGAGGAGCTCAGAGGCCCCTGCTAGAAatgggtttcattacattcaacacttgatttttcaatgttaaaaatgtaATGAAATATAAAACGTAGTGCTGTAATTACTAAGAGGAAAGCCAAGTTTTGGTTGTATTTTCCTCCTGATAAATAACTTACTGAATATTATAGAAACTTTGATTTATACAAATTATATTTGATGTTTTGTCATCACTTTTAGTTTATTGAGTTGGGCCACTTTTTGTCATAAAGTAAAGACATTTATTTGTTTTATTATAAATGTAATAagaaattttttaaatattttatctGCAAAAGATATTTCTTAGGAAGTGCTTGCAAAAAGAATATATGTAATCAGGTTAAATATCCATTTTCCTAACTTGAGATATGTTGGCCTTATGAGTGgatttttaattattttcatgCAATCAAACAATATTTAGTTACAGTACATAATGGCTTTTTCTGCTAACTTATTGAAGGAGGTTTCATTATTTAGTGACTAGGTACTGTATTATGTTTGCTGTTAGTAATTTTGGGAAGTTTgagaggtgacatgtgctctgttTTTTGTATGTAGTCTTCAGTTGTGTTATTAATACAACTTTGTACTGCCTTTTATTATATTATAGTGCAAAATTAATGATAATTTTGCTTCACAGAAATGGGAGGGTGAATACAAGGTAGTCAACAATTGCCGTCCAGACAAGGCTGCCCTAGCAATGGCACCAGATGACATAAAGGCGGCTTACAAAGCATATCACTTCTACCGTAAAGGTTTGGAACAAACTAAAAATACTACTAGGGAGTACACAAGTGACAAGAAGGTGAGAATAAATGGAGCAAGTTGTAATGGAAGTTATGAGACAGCTTTGAGTGATCAAATTGTTCATTACAACAATATTCTTAATAATGGCGAATCTTCAAAGATTTTGCACTGTTCCAAAAGTGCATCTATTGACAGTAGTAAAGATAAGAGCATGGATGATGGAATGGAAGAAGAAACTTTAACATTAAACAGCACAGCGGTGCCTTCAGAAGATGCAAACTTGTCCAGCCTGACGTGTGAATTCACAACAGACATATCTACTCCACTTCCAAAAACCAGTAATGGCAATATTTGGGGCAAACACCTCAACAAAGATAAACAAACTCCAATAAAAGTGAGCAGCAAGGACACTTCACTTTACACAAAAATGGCAGAAAAGCTCCGGGCTAGTGGTACCATAAAAGTAAGAACATCCCTGAAAAAGCCAAAAAAGGAGGAGAAAAGACATATACCAACAAATTCTATGAAGCAGACTTCTAGTGTAAAACCAAACATTCAGAAAGATAAGGAAAATATTTCTAGCATGGTACCTGAACATAAAGCTGACTTCAGTCTTCATGTCAGTGCCAGCACTCAAGCAGTTTCAACAGAGAACACATTAAAAGGACACACTACCATTGGGCTTGTTGAACCAGTTTCAGATTATAAAATATCGTGTGAATCTGAAGCTATGGAAGGGGCAAAGACAAGTGTCTTTGATACTctgaaaaataattattttgatgATAAGTTATTTGAGACTAATAAAATGCCTTTCAGACTTCACAAGAGACAAGATGATAAGAAATTAAATGTTCAAACAATTAAGGCCGTTTCCATCATAACATCTACAGATTTTGATTTAGAAACACTTGCTGTCAAGAAAAAAGCAGGTTTGAACCGTGGGTGGGTGGAGCGTTGTACAGGCACAGAGTTTGTAGATCAATCTAAGGAAAAAGTTGGGAATGTATCTTCTGAAAGTTGGAAGATGAAACTTATTGACAAAGaatggaaggaggaagaggatgaggaAGATAGAAGTACTCCCCAGAGGTTACCACTAGAAATTTCACCTTCACATATGAATGCAGAATGCACCCAGCCACAGCCGCACACTTCGTCACATGTACGCACTCCAGCAGGCAGGAGAGATAATGTGTTGAAAAACTTTAATGAAGATGGTATTGCAAAAGGATACTCAAGTCATGAAAAAGAGAACGACTCGCATGGAGAAATGCATTTCATGGAAAAGTCAAGTGCTGCTGCGACTGGTGTAAAACGCAAAAGAGTTACTTTGAGGAATAAGAAGCACTCGATAAACAAGGTTGGTATTGGGACAGGCGAACACATAGATGATGATCCATATGTTTTTGATGGAGAGATTTCTGGGAGTGAGATCAACAACAGTCAAATAAGGCAAGAACCCAGAAGAGCATTGAGAAGTGGCATGACTTACAGCATTGAGCCAATTGATGAAATAGATAATAATGAAAGAATGAGTGAAAGCTCAAAACAGCAGATGCCAACTGAAGAAAAAAGTAATgataaacatgtaagaaaaaggaaGAAAGTGGAAAGTTTAGAAGAAATGGAGGAAAGTGGGAAAATTCAGTCAATTTGGCCACCACCCAAGAAGAAACGAATAGCAAGAAAGAAAGTACCAAAGGCTGTTGCAATACCTGAGAGGAAACAGCAAAACAAAGTCTTGAAAAGAATTCCTAATAGAAGGAAGAGTTCATCAGCGACTGCTAATGCTACATCCATTGATTCGACTGATGGAGTACAAAATAAagagcaaaatgtaacccattccTCAAAACCTTTTGAGGAGGGCTATGAGGAAATTGAGGATATTGAGGCACATGGTATGAAAAACACAAACAAAAAGGCTGTTGGGAGTGCTGAAGACCGCTTTGTGAAGAAGGTTTCCTCGGGCTCTGCAAATAATAATTATGTACGTATTAACTTGAAGAAAAAGGTATTTGTCCGAGGCAAAAAAAACATGACTGCTGGTAAATACAAGAGGCAGGAATGGAAAAAGAAGAAGGTTATGAAGAGTGCCGAGGCAGGAAACGAGGGTGCTATAAAGAAGCTTACGTGCTTCAAGTGTGGTGACTTTGGACACTGGGCCAAGAACTGTTCAGGTAAAAGGGGAGATAATCTTCTCTCTTTAGAGTATTACAATGAGACAGAATCAAATTTTCTCAGTCTTGAGGATGCAGCAGCAATGGCAATGGGTATTAAAACTTTTAGTGGTAATGCATTGTTATCAAAAATGTTCACAAAGGTTGAAGAATCTGACAATAGAAAGGACTTTGATGGTAAATGTGTGCAAGGAGATTTAGGCTTGCTTGCTGATGAAAGTCAGAAAGCACAAGACGACTCTAACTGCAGTGAAATGGTAAACACTACATGTGAATTAGTACAGAAGTGCAGCACAAATATAGATGAAAGTCAGGCACATTCACAGCCTAATGATCTTGTTGAAATATCAGAAGAGATGGAAACATTCAATCATGTGGATTTAGATGATGATCTATTTGCAAACTTTGATGAAACTAATATGCAGGCAAGTGAACCCGACAGTGAAATTCCTTCACAAGGCTCAACAATAACAAATAGCCAGCAATCTAGCACTTCAGCACAATCAAGTTCATCTTTCAGTCACTGGGCATGTGACAGACCTACTGTTAAGCCACTTTATCCATTAGAAAATGGAGACATTGGTCCCACGTCAAATGAGGTGTATGATGCACTTAAGATGTTTGGTTTCTCAGCCTTCAGACCAGGTCAAGAAAAGGCTGTCATGAGGGTTTTATCTGGGCTGTCAACTTTGTTAGTCTTATCAACAGGGTCTGGTAAAAGTTTGTGTTATCAACTTCCAGCCTACCTCTATGCCAAGCATAATAACTGCATCACTATATGTGTATCGCCTCTTGTGTCACTCATGGAGGACCAGGTGATTGGTCTTCCTAACTTCCTTCATGCTGTCTGCCTTCATACACATCAAAATGCAACCCAGCGGTCACATGCCATAAATGCTATTACATCTGGGACTGCTCACATTTTGCTAGTTTCTCCAGAAGCTGTGGTGGCT includes the following:
- the RecQ4 gene encoding uncharacterized protein RecQ4, which encodes MAEEDSCSSLWQDKLTQAKLKIKKWEGEYKVVNNCRPDKAALAMAPDDIKAAYKAYHFYRKGLEQTKNTTREYTSDKKVRINGASCNGSYETALSDQIVHYNNILNNGESSKILHCSKSASIDSSKDKSMDDGMEEETLTLNSTAVPSEDANLSSLTCEFTTDISTPLPKTSNGNIWGKHLNKDKQTPIKVSSKDTSLYTKMAEKLRASGTIKVRTSLKKPKKEEKRHIPTNSMKQTSSVKPNIQKDKENISSMVPEHKADFSLHVSASTQAVSTENTLKGHTTIGLVEPVSDYKISCESEAMEGAKTSVFDTLKNNYFDDKLFETNKMPFRLHKRQDDKKLNVQTIKAVSIITSTDFDLETLAVKKKAGLNRGWVERCTGTEFVDQSKEKVGNVSSESWKMKLIDKEWKEEEDEEDRSTPQRLPLEISPSHMNAECTQPQPHTSSHVRTPAGRRDNVLKNFNEDGIAKGYSSHEKENDSHGEMHFMEKSSAAATGVKRKRVTLRNKKHSINKVGIGTGEHIDDDPYVFDGEISGSEINNSQIRQEPRRALRSGMTYSIEPIDEIDNNERMSESSKQQMPTEEKSNDKHVRKRKKVESLEEMEESGKIQSIWPPPKKKRIARKKVPKAVAIPERKQQNKVLKRIPNRRKSSSATANATSIDSTDGVQNKEQNVTHSSKPFEEGYEEIEDIEAHGMKNTNKKAVGSAEDRFVKKVSSGSANNNYVRINLKKKVFVRGKKNMTAGKYKRQEWKKKKVMKSAEAGNEGAIKKLTCFKCGDFGHWAKNCSGKRGDNLLSLEYYNETESNFLSLEDAAAMAMGIKTFSGNALLSKMFTKVEESDNRKDFDGKCVQGDLGLLADESQKAQDDSNCSEMVNTTCELVQKCSTNIDESQAHSQPNDLVEISEEMETFNHVDLDDDLFANFDETNMQASEPDSEIPSQGSTITNSQQSSTSAQSSSSFSHWACDRPTVKPLYPLENGDIGPTSNEVYDALKMFGFSAFRPGQEKAVMRVLSGLSTLLVLSTGSGKSLCYQLPAYLYAKHNNCITICVSPLVSLMEDQVIGLPNFLHAVCLHTHQNATQRSHAINAITSGTAHILLVSPEAVVASSTGGVLGTLLKELPPVAFACLDEAHCVSEWSHNFRPSYLRVCQVLRERLGVQTILGLTATARQTTALSIARHLLIPNFDAGIIRGTSVPDNLHLSVSRDQVREQALISLLQGDRFSSCKSIIIYCTRRDECERVATLIRSQLLDPKKVDVKSNLKRTKGISFDAEAYHAGLSSHRRQQVQKRFMSGKLRIVVATVAFGMGINKSDVRGIIHFNMPRNVESYVQEIGRAGRDGQDAHCHLFLDALDGRDIQELKRHIYANSVDRHTVRKLLNKIFKPCTCAKVKSLERFQESKEEDKCYKVNDIEDTISDIPASELPPCAPLSPVSSQASRTIEDQEDIKNSDIESSAPGPFSVQLSVSSCPRHEIAIPIHNLVEELDLPEENLETLLCYIELHQGNLVHLKSHVYSNCNVSCYGGPRQLVAISHRCPPLAVAIALERQKGVSFENTSRVSFPVVEVSSRMGWDSKIVKRELKALEWNTQALSNGGKVKRSGVTVELTDLSFHLEARGDLSDDECDQLLDTLFKRARTQEHDQLRQLHYTYELLRSVSHSSLLLCCDSVDMDRCVKLKTELREYFSKEGKDLSGVIIQEKVYIRPEIEAGVRNSVRALISTHVDQQWTGRAVARVFHGIGSPNFPVEVWGRVRRFWRQHLNIDFNVLLNLATQEILRCK